In the Deltaproteobacteria bacterium genome, one interval contains:
- a CDS encoding amidase — MSIDKPTREQLRAVADGLGVDLSDDELTGYLEQMEGFARAYALVGEAPDPAVGQRRAPARRPRPAENRYNAWYVKTSIREEYRGRLAGKTLAVKDSISVAGVPMMNGASFLEGHVPDVDATVVTRALHAGAEIVGKTNCEYLSLSGGSHTCANGPVVNPYKEGYSAGGSSSGSAVAVAVGDAGMALGCDQAGSIRVPAAWCGIVGMKPTHGLVPYTGILGVDPVVDHCGPMTRDVDNNALLLEVLAGRDGMDPRQPSTWQPVKYTAARRAGAKGLRVAVVKEGFGRHNAEAEVEEHVRSAADTLVRAGLAVEEASVPVHKRAWLLAQPIYVEGLAHSMGRSGVMPDAEGLGPGLAEKFATWSDRWRELPENVLALILFGAFVRARAPGHHYVKAQRLRRTIRRAYDEALSGYDLLLMPTTPMAATPLPDTDAGPAERARRAGEMLANTGPFNLTGHPAMTIPCGTTADGLPVGMMLAGRHFDEFTLYRAAYAFERTSRQLSPACP, encoded by the coding sequence ATGTCTATTGATAAACCGACACGCGAACAACTGCGGGCCGTCGCGGACGGCCTCGGCGTCGACCTTTCCGACGACGAACTGACCGGGTACCTGGAGCAGATGGAGGGATTCGCCCGCGCCTATGCGCTGGTGGGCGAGGCGCCCGACCCGGCGGTGGGGCAACGGCGCGCGCCCGCGCGCCGGCCGAGACCGGCGGAGAACCGCTACAACGCATGGTACGTCAAGACGTCCATCCGGGAGGAATACCGCGGACGGCTCGCGGGCAAGACCCTGGCGGTGAAGGACTCCATCAGCGTGGCCGGCGTGCCGATGATGAACGGTGCTTCGTTCCTGGAGGGCCACGTGCCCGACGTCGACGCCACCGTGGTCACCCGCGCGCTCCACGCCGGCGCGGAGATCGTCGGCAAGACCAACTGCGAGTATCTGTCTCTCTCGGGCGGAAGCCACACCTGCGCCAACGGGCCGGTCGTCAATCCGTACAAGGAGGGCTATTCGGCGGGCGGCTCGTCGTCCGGGAGCGCGGTGGCCGTGGCCGTGGGGGACGCGGGCATGGCCCTGGGCTGCGATCAGGCCGGTTCCATCCGGGTGCCCGCGGCGTGGTGCGGCATCGTGGGCATGAAGCCCACCCACGGCCTCGTCCCGTACACCGGGATCCTGGGAGTGGACCCCGTGGTGGACCACTGCGGCCCCATGACGCGCGACGTGGACAACAACGCCTTGCTGCTGGAAGTGCTCGCCGGACGCGACGGCATGGATCCACGCCAGCCCAGCACTTGGCAGCCGGTGAAATACACGGCAGCGCGCCGCGCCGGCGCCAAGGGCTTGCGCGTGGCCGTGGTCAAGGAAGGCTTCGGCCGGCACAATGCCGAGGCTGAAGTCGAAGAACACGTGCGGTCCGCGGCCGACACCCTGGTCCGAGCCGGGTTGGCGGTGGAGGAGGCGTCCGTCCCCGTACACAAGCGGGCCTGGCTGCTCGCCCAGCCCATCTACGTCGAAGGCCTCGCCCACTCCATGGGGCGATCGGGGGTCATGCCCGACGCCGAAGGCCTCGGCCCGGGCCTGGCCGAGAAGTTCGCCACCTGGAGCGACCGCTGGCGGGAGTTGCCGGAGAACGTGTTGGCGCTGATCCTGTTCGGCGCCTTCGTGCGCGCCCGTGCCCCCGGACACCACTACGTCAAGGCGCAGCGCCTGCGCCGGACCATCCGCCGCGCCTACGACGAGGCCCTCTCCGGCTACGACCTGCTGCTCATGCCCACCACCCCCATGGCGGCCACGCCCTTGCCCGACACCGACGCCGGCCCGGCCGAGCGCGCCCGGCGGGCGGGCGAGATGCTCGCCAACACCGGCCCCTTCAACCTCACCGGACATCCCGCCATGACGATTCCCTGTGGCACGACGGCCGACGGACTGCCCGTGGGGATGATGCTGGCGGGCAGGCACTTCGACGAGTTCACGCTCTATCGAGCGGCGTACGCGTTTGAACGGACGAGCCGGCAACTCTCACCAGCGTGCCCTTGA
- a CDS encoding type II toxin-antitoxin system VapB family antitoxin, whose amino-acid sequence MARTNIDIDDEACAEVMRRYRLPSKREAVNFALRALAAEPFSVEEARRLRGAGWEGDLDEMRTRPS is encoded by the coding sequence ATGGCACGTACCAACATTGACATTGATGATGAAGCATGCGCGGAAGTGATGCGCCGCTACCGTCTACCCAGCAAGCGCGAAGCGGTCAACTTCGCCCTTCGAGCCCTCGCGGCCGAGCCCTTCAGTGTCGAGGAAGCCCGGCGCCTTCGGGGGGCGGGATGGGAAGGTGACCTGGACGAGATGCGGACCCGCCCCTCGTGA
- a CDS encoding PIN domain nuclease, whose product MILIDTSAWIEFLRNTGSPICDRVDALLEEEIAVCDAIRMEVLAGARDERHLQALRRLLALATVLPTEPARYDDAAALYRACRREGETVRKLIDCLIAAVAIHARIPVLHGDADFEVLVRHTELETAT is encoded by the coding sequence GTGATCCTGATCGACACGTCCGCCTGGATCGAGTTCCTTCGCAACACGGGCTCCCCGATCTGCGACCGTGTCGATGCCCTGCTCGAAGAAGAGATTGCCGTCTGCGACGCGATTCGGATGGAGGTGCTCGCCGGCGCCCGCGACGAGCGGCACCTCCAGGCACTCCGGCGATTGCTCGCGCTTGCGACGGTGTTGCCGACGGAGCCTGCCCGCTACGACGACGCCGCGGCGTTGTACCGTGCATGTCGCAGGGAAGGCGAGACCGTTCGCAAGTTGATCGACTGCCTCATCGCCGCCGTCGCCATCCACGCCCGTATACCTGTTCTCCACGGAGATGCCGACTTCGAGGTCCTGGTCCGTCATACGGAACTGGAAACAGCGACATGA
- a CDS encoding lyase family protein: MATTPQGARLAGAKAPSYVRAVNEVEARSSRYTARYMLASDVAYVLTAAEMNLTPVESAKELLEAVLALIDDLDAVDTTTPPGDIVAQREAWMRERVGARHAAWLHLGRNRGESLRAYLPRLYFRHTLYEERRAVTGMLRVLVEKAEPVLEAVAPNYHHLQHSGFGTLGEYLLSWVPVFLSHLERLEQAEQRLDYGPSVIGARKEVHALYDRVSRRLGFSRRAWLRRDGIWMHGQFTEPFFALSLVAVDVARMAQDMRIWMTPEFGFFVPADAHSGGSSALPHAKVPFGFQAVIGGAIMAATRLAGEMSAAAGGPSEGSEPIYHSASLYEGAADIVARTRYMAEVIEHGRFDLEELRRKSTTDYAGSSEAHDRLVYDFGVPFRTGHRLLGAMARADYLGEPRIDLKQALREETGRDLDVDQDEIMDIVLGRRLWPTTFDFDRLRELWAEFGNEVAGAEGKLADQNPVERTLEALLAEARAWLARQG, from the coding sequence GTGGCAACGACTCCACAGGGCGCGCGTCTGGCCGGCGCCAAGGCGCCGAGCTACGTTCGGGCGGTCAACGAGGTCGAGGCGCGGTCAAGCCGGTATACGGCGCGCTACATGCTCGCCAGCGACGTCGCCTACGTGCTGACGGCGGCGGAGATGAACCTGACGCCGGTGGAGTCGGCGAAAGAGTTGCTGGAGGCGGTGCTGGCGCTGATCGATGACCTGGACGCCGTCGACACCACCACGCCGCCCGGCGATATCGTGGCGCAGCGCGAGGCGTGGATGCGTGAGAGAGTCGGGGCGCGGCACGCGGCCTGGCTTCACTTGGGGCGCAATCGCGGCGAGAGCCTGCGGGCGTACTTGCCGCGGCTCTATTTCCGGCACACGCTGTACGAGGAACGCCGCGCGGTGACGGGAATGCTGCGGGTGCTGGTGGAGAAGGCCGAGCCCGTCCTGGAGGCGGTGGCGCCCAACTACCACCATCTGCAGCATTCCGGCTTCGGGACGCTCGGCGAGTACTTGCTCTCGTGGGTGCCGGTGTTCCTGTCTCACCTGGAACGGCTGGAGCAGGCCGAACAGCGCCTGGACTACGGGCCGTCGGTCATCGGCGCGCGCAAGGAAGTGCACGCGCTGTACGACAGGGTGAGCCGCCGGCTGGGCTTTTCGCGGCGCGCCTGGCTGCGGCGCGACGGCATCTGGATGCACGGCCAGTTCACCGAGCCGTTCTTCGCCCTGTCGCTGGTGGCGGTGGACGTCGCCCGCATGGCCCAGGACATGCGCATCTGGATGACGCCGGAGTTCGGCTTCTTCGTGCCCGCGGACGCGCACTCGGGCGGAAGCAGCGCCTTGCCCCACGCCAAGGTGCCGTTCGGCTTCCAGGCGGTCATCGGCGGCGCCATCATGGCCGCGACCCGCCTCGCCGGCGAAATGTCGGCCGCCGCCGGGGGACCGTCGGAAGGGTCCGAGCCCATCTACCATTCCGCGAGCCTGTACGAAGGCGCGGCGGATATCGTCGCCCGCACCCGCTACATGGCCGAGGTGATCGAGCACGGCCGGTTCGACCTGGAGGAGCTCAGACGCAAGTCCACCACCGACTACGCGGGCTCCAGCGAAGCCCACGACCGGCTGGTGTACGATTTCGGCGTGCCGTTCCGTACCGGCCACCGGCTCCTGGGCGCCATGGCCCGGGCGGACTACCTGGGCGAGCCGCGGATCGACCTCAAGCAGGCGCTGCGGGAGGAGACCGGGCGCGACCTCGACGTCGACCAGGACGAGATCATGGACATCGTGCTGGGCCGGCGGCTGTGGCCGACCACGTTCGACTTCGACCGGCTGAGGGAGTTGTGGGCGGAGTTCGGCAACGAGGTCGCGGGAGCGGAGGGAAAGCTGGCGGACCAGAATCCGGTGGAGAGGACGCTGGAGGCGCTGCTGGCCGAGGCGCGGGCGTGGCTTGCCCGGCAGGGGTGA
- a CDS encoding aspartate/glutamate racemase family protein encodes MARVAFVVGDYPSEERTRREKVALSYATAEVEVGIVSAPVTPYFHGMTQAEITMVSPALIQAFREAEAQGYDAAVPLGFLDLGVDGGRSAVDIPILAPFETALHVAALMGDRFGCIAYNEIHFPVLQGLARRYGMEHKIVGWAGSGFDLPDIAANHDAMVENFVASARKLIDRDGADVIIPTGITQCPVHIDPKWLMKELGVPVSEGIGAPIRIAAVFADLGLHQSRKRWLKSRSFEG; translated from the coding sequence ATGGCTCGTGTTGCCTTCGTCGTCGGCGACTACCCTTCGGAGGAGCGCACCCGGCGCGAGAAGGTCGCCCTGTCCTACGCCACCGCGGAGGTCGAGGTCGGCATCGTGTCCGCGCCGGTCACCCCCTACTTTCACGGCATGACGCAGGCCGAGATCACGATGGTGTCGCCCGCGCTCATCCAGGCGTTCCGGGAGGCCGAAGCGCAAGGCTACGACGCCGCGGTGCCGCTGGGGTTCCTCGACCTGGGAGTGGACGGCGGACGGTCCGCGGTCGACATTCCCATTCTTGCGCCCTTCGAGACCGCGCTTCACGTCGCCGCGCTGATGGGCGACCGGTTCGGTTGCATCGCCTACAACGAGATTCACTTCCCGGTGCTGCAAGGTCTCGCGCGGCGCTACGGCATGGAGCACAAGATCGTCGGCTGGGCCGGATCGGGTTTCGACCTGCCGGACATCGCGGCCAACCACGATGCCATGGTCGAGAACTTCGTCGCCTCGGCCCGCAAGCTCATCGATCGGGACGGCGCCGACGTGATCATTCCCACCGGCATCACTCAGTGTCCGGTCCATATCGATCCCAAGTGGTTGATGAAGGAGTTGGGCGTTCCGGTATCGGAAGGCATCGGCGCACCCATCCGCATCGCCGCGGTCTTCGCGGACCTGGGCTTGCACCAAAGCCGCAAGCGCTGGCTGAAATCCCGTTCGTTCGAGGGGTAA
- a CDS encoding long-chain-fatty-acid--CoA ligase, which produces MLGSLTLRNSRLRPDAAAILFEGRTITHRVFAERALRLAAALRRRGVARGDRVAILTQNCPEFLEAYAAGELGGWTSVTVNYRLAPPEIDVILADSEPKAMIVGAESLDRLSPAASARLDHVLVIGDASSDVAYDAALAAEEPEPPRAGPEPDDCAYLIYTSGTTGKPKGVMLSHRGMMEAARLTALESLVRPDDRVALTMPLYHIGGRLTSLSYALHGCAIVLHRNYRPRAFFESLRADGVTATLLAPTMLGDLLETTPAGRGSLPRLSRLFYSAAPMPEALLRRAMKAFGPIFAQFYGMTESAGPGCVLHAHQHLLDGPEPVVRRLRSAGQPMIGCDVRVVDPEGIPCAIGEPGEIVIQSPSLMTGYWRNPEATAETIRHGWLHTGDAGMADEEGFIFVIDRLKDMIISGGENIYSREVEDALVSHPGVVEAAVVGRPDARWGESVLAFVVRREVPGVTEETLIDHCRRKIAPYKRPREIRFVDSLPKLPNGKVEKAKLRAQVTTLPTAP; this is translated from the coding sequence ATGCTCGGTTCCCTGACGCTGCGGAACTCGCGGCTGAGACCCGATGCGGCGGCTATCCTGTTCGAGGGACGGACCATAACGCACCGTGTCTTCGCCGAGCGCGCCCTCCGGCTTGCCGCCGCGCTGCGGCGCCGCGGGGTGGCGCGCGGCGACCGGGTCGCCATCCTGACGCAGAACTGCCCCGAGTTTCTCGAAGCGTACGCCGCCGGCGAGTTGGGCGGCTGGACCAGCGTGACGGTGAACTACCGGCTGGCACCTCCCGAGATCGACGTCATCCTCGCCGACAGCGAGCCCAAGGCGATGATCGTGGGTGCCGAGTCCCTCGACCGGTTGAGCCCGGCTGCATCGGCCCGGCTCGATCATGTCCTGGTCATCGGCGACGCCTCGTCCGACGTGGCTTACGACGCGGCGCTGGCGGCGGAAGAACCCGAGCCCCCGCGTGCCGGGCCCGAACCGGACGACTGCGCCTACCTGATCTACACCAGCGGCACCACCGGGAAGCCCAAGGGCGTCATGCTGAGCCACCGCGGCATGATGGAAGCCGCACGCCTCACCGCCCTCGAGTCGTTGGTCCGGCCCGACGACCGGGTTGCGCTTACGATGCCGCTCTACCACATCGGCGGGCGGCTCACGTCGCTGTCGTACGCTTTGCACGGCTGCGCCATCGTCCTTCACCGGAACTACCGCCCGCGGGCGTTCTTCGAGTCCCTCCGGGCCGACGGCGTGACCGCGACGCTGCTCGCGCCCACCATGCTCGGCGACCTGCTGGAGACGACGCCGGCCGGCCGCGGGTCGCTGCCCAGGCTGTCCAGGCTCTTCTATTCGGCGGCGCCCATGCCGGAAGCCCTGCTGCGCCGCGCCATGAAGGCGTTCGGGCCGATCTTCGCGCAGTTCTACGGCATGACCGAATCCGCCGGCCCAGGATGCGTGCTGCACGCCCATCAGCACCTGCTGGACGGCCCCGAGCCCGTGGTGCGCCGGCTGCGCTCCGCGGGCCAGCCCATGATTGGCTGCGACGTGCGGGTGGTGGACCCGGAAGGCATCCCCTGCGCGATCGGCGAGCCCGGCGAGATCGTCATCCAAAGCCCCTCGCTCATGACCGGATACTGGCGCAACCCCGAGGCCACGGCCGAGACCATCCGCCACGGCTGGCTCCATACCGGCGACGCCGGCATGGCGGACGAGGAAGGGTTCATCTTCGTCATCGACCGGCTCAAGGACATGATCATCTCGGGGGGAGAGAACATCTACTCCCGAGAGGTGGAGGACGCGCTGGTGAGCCACCCCGGCGTGGTCGAGGCGGCGGTCGTCGGGCGCCCGGACGCGCGCTGGGGTGAATCGGTGCTCGCCTTCGTGGTGCGGCGCGAGGTTCCCGGCGTCACGGAAGAGACCTTGATCGACCACTGCCGGCGGAAGATCGCGCCGTACAAGAGGCCCAGGGAGATACGCTTCGTCGACTCACTGCCCAAGCTGCCCAACGGGAAGGTCGAGAAGGCGAAACTGCGCGCACAGGTCACCACACTGCCAACCGCGCCATAA
- a CDS encoding heme-binding protein — protein sequence MRSKFSLTLEDVHRIVAACRREAGRAGRAATIAVVDGSGVLMYLERPDDQPVNSVDMATGKARTAAFRERPSSSLEARVKERPGFLTYPNAIAVTGGVPLIYQGQCVGGVGVSGIADDDEVVAKAGAEALAGGG from the coding sequence ATGCGCAGCAAGTTCAGCCTGACACTCGAGGACGTGCACCGGATCGTTGCCGCATGCCGGCGCGAAGCCGGCAGGGCAGGGCGGGCCGCGACCATCGCCGTCGTGGACGGCTCCGGCGTGCTCATGTACCTGGAGCGGCCCGACGACCAGCCCGTCAACAGCGTCGACATGGCCACCGGCAAGGCCCGGACCGCCGCCTTCCGCGAACGCCCCAGCTCCAGTCTCGAAGCCCGCGTGAAGGAGCGCCCGGGCTTCCTCACCTACCCCAACGCCATCGCGGTGACCGGCGGCGTGCCGCTGATCTACCAAGGCCAATGCGTCGGCGGCGTCGGCGTTTCGGGCATCGCCGATGATGACGAGGTCGTGGCAAAGGCCGGCGCCGAGGCGCTGGCCGGTGGTGGTTGA
- a CDS encoding L-serine ammonia-lyase, whose product MFLSVFDLFKVGVGPSSSHTMGPMAAAGAFVELVRERCRGQVPPGRWLRVRASLHGSLAFTGKGHATDRAVMLGLLGHRAADLDLDRAEADLDSLRQNRLLPPSDGLSLAFDPDDDLVFDRRVRLPGHPNGLRFEAVDSAGAVRLAQVYYSIGGGFIVTEEELAQGAPAAGGEDEDRSHPFPFDTAATMLRMAGESGKSIAEMARANERVQRSDGELDAGLRSIWNAMNECVERGLAARGELSGGLKVKRRASALFEQLHRERDSNRMQPHVVTDWLNVYAMAVNEENAAGGKVVTAPTNGAAGVVPAVLRYYRDHCIGAAEDRIPDFLLTASAIGGLIKHNASISGADAGCQAEVGSAAAMAAAGLCAVLGGTPAQVENAAEIALEHHLGMTCDPVAGLVQIPCIERNGIGANKAVAAASLALRGDGSHFMPLDNCIAAMRETGQEMSTRFKETSLGGLAVNLPQC is encoded by the coding sequence ATGTTTCTGAGCGTCTTCGATCTCTTCAAGGTGGGCGTCGGTCCGTCGTCCTCCCACACGATGGGGCCGATGGCGGCGGCCGGCGCCTTTGTCGAGCTGGTTCGGGAACGCTGCCGGGGCCAGGTGCCGCCGGGCCGCTGGCTGCGCGTCCGCGCTTCGCTTCACGGCTCTCTCGCCTTTACCGGCAAGGGGCACGCGACGGACCGGGCGGTCATGCTCGGGCTCCTGGGCCATCGGGCCGCGGACCTGGACCTCGACCGGGCGGAGGCCGACCTCGACTCTTTGCGGCAAAACCGCCTCCTGCCTCCATCGGACGGCCTCTCTCTTGCGTTCGACCCGGACGACGATCTGGTTTTCGACCGGCGCGTGCGTCTGCCGGGTCATCCCAACGGGCTTCGTTTCGAGGCGGTGGATTCGGCCGGCGCGGTCCGGCTCGCCCAAGTGTACTATTCGATCGGCGGCGGCTTCATCGTCACCGAGGAAGAACTCGCCCAAGGCGCGCCCGCGGCCGGCGGCGAGGACGAGGACCGGTCCCACCCGTTCCCCTTCGACACTGCCGCAACCATGCTGCGGATGGCCGGCGAGAGCGGCAAGAGCATCGCGGAGATGGCACGCGCGAACGAGCGCGTCCAGCGGTCCGACGGTGAGTTGGACGCCGGGCTCCGGTCCATCTGGAACGCGATGAACGAATGCGTGGAGCGCGGCCTGGCCGCGCGCGGGGAACTGTCGGGTGGGTTGAAAGTGAAGCGGCGCGCGAGCGCGCTGTTCGAACAGTTGCACCGCGAACGGGATTCCAACCGGATGCAGCCGCACGTGGTCACGGACTGGCTCAACGTCTACGCCATGGCCGTGAACGAAGAGAACGCGGCTGGAGGCAAGGTGGTGACCGCGCCCACCAACGGCGCGGCCGGGGTCGTTCCGGCGGTGCTTCGATACTATCGGGACCACTGCATCGGCGCCGCCGAGGACCGCATCCCCGACTTCCTGCTCACCGCGTCCGCCATCGGCGGGCTCATCAAGCACAACGCGTCGATCTCCGGCGCCGACGCCGGCTGCCAGGCCGAGGTCGGCTCCGCCGCCGCCATGGCCGCCGCGGGCCTGTGCGCCGTTCTTGGCGGTACGCCGGCGCAGGTCGAAAACGCGGCCGAGATCGCCCTCGAACACCACCTCGGCATGACCTGCGACCCGGTGGCGGGCCTGGTCCAGATCCCCTGCATCGAGCGCAACGGCATCGGCGCAAACAAGGCGGTGGCGGCCGCCTCGCTGGCGCTGCGAGGAGACGGCAGCCACTTCATGCCCCTCGACAACTGCATCGCGGCCATGCGCGAAACCGGCCAGGAAATGAGCACGCGCTTCAAGGAGACCAGCCTCGGCGGCCTCGCCGTGAACCTGCCGCAGTGCTGA
- a CDS encoding PIN domain-containing protein: MAGEVLHVRDYRFSSADELFLDANVWLYIHGPQRPSRGPRTHYYSSAFRRILEAKCRIYIDVLVLSEVINRWARFHYQESGTGFSFKAFRNSDAFKPIALHIAADTRRILRQCSPVESGFPTLDLDAVTAEYGDGRADFNDQVIRETCKRNLLKLVTDDADFAGEGVTILTANNRLLN; this comes from the coding sequence ATGGCGGGTGAGGTCTTACACGTCAGGGACTACCGTTTTTCGTCTGCTGATGAATTGTTCCTCGACGCCAATGTTTGGCTGTACATCCATGGACCACAACGGCCCAGTCGTGGCCCCAGAACACACTACTACTCCAGCGCATTTCGGCGCATCCTGGAGGCAAAGTGCCGTATCTATATCGACGTGCTCGTCCTATCGGAGGTCATCAATCGTTGGGCCAGATTTCACTACCAGGAATCGGGGACCGGATTCAGCTTCAAGGCTTTCCGCAACAGTGACGCCTTCAAACCGATCGCTCTCCATATCGCCGCCGACACACGGCGCATATTGAGGCAATGTTCACCAGTGGAAAGTGGCTTCCCCACACTTGACCTGGACGCGGTAACTGCCGAGTATGGAGACGGTCGGGCGGATTTCAATGATCAAGTCATCCGCGAGACCTGCAAGAGGAACCTCCTGAAACTTGTGACGGACGACGCGGACTTCGCCGGAGAAGGAGTGACCATACTGACAGCCAACAACAGACTGTTGAACTGA
- a CDS encoding STAS-like domain-containing protein, which yields MNKSVAISVFGVVGSPLCVASGDGQKVHDRLAATLRQNRRVVLSFLNVSTLTSAFLNTAIGQLYGEFKENQIRELLSVEDMEAEDLALLKRVVDTAKLYFKDPERFNQAARETLDSEDDNGG from the coding sequence ATGAACAAAAGTGTTGCGATATCCGTATTCGGTGTGGTCGGCAGCCCCTTGTGCGTCGCCTCGGGCGACGGACAGAAGGTCCATGACCGGCTAGCCGCCACGCTCAGGCAGAATCGCCGTGTCGTACTCTCGTTCCTCAATGTTTCGACGCTGACATCGGCCTTTCTCAACACGGCCATCGGCCAGTTGTATGGCGAGTTCAAAGAGAACCAGATTCGTGAATTGCTTAGCGTCGAAGACATGGAGGCTGAGGATCTTGCCCTTTTGAAGCGTGTTGTTGACACCGCGAAGCTGTACTTCAAAGACCCTGAGAGATTTAACCAAGCCGCTCGTGAAACCCTGGACAGCGAGGACGACAATGGCGGGTGA
- a CDS encoding ATP-binding protein, with the protein MKIPLSAIHHDRHGFLVLAGLHAQTADCFLDDVEIDMRATDWLDADMCAALGAILYGLEDNLNTVRLTHIRPAVESILSKNGFLSHYGRTKVPDHWGTTISYKRFDADDDRYFARYIEDEFIQRSEIPEMSTGLRKKFCESIFEIFSNAVLHSRTKLGIFSCGQFFPTRSKLDFCVADLGVGIQRNVHRHTGVDLAPEEAIEWATQANNTTKRGDVPGGLGLKLLCEFIDLNGGSLQIVSDAGYWRRKNRRNNKARLRNAFPGTVVSVEIDTADRNSYRLSSELETDDIF; encoded by the coding sequence ATGAAAATCCCCCTGTCCGCGATCCACCACGATCGCCATGGATTCTTGGTCCTCGCAGGTCTTCATGCCCAGACCGCGGACTGTTTCCTGGACGATGTCGAGATCGACATGCGCGCGACGGATTGGCTCGACGCCGACATGTGCGCCGCCCTTGGCGCAATCTTGTACGGTCTGGAAGACAATCTGAACACAGTCCGCCTGACCCATATCCGCCCAGCCGTCGAAAGCATCCTGTCGAAAAACGGCTTCCTCAGTCACTACGGCCGCACCAAGGTTCCTGATCACTGGGGGACGACGATTTCCTACAAGCGATTCGACGCTGACGATGATCGCTACTTTGCTCGTTACATTGAGGACGAATTCATCCAGCGCTCGGAAATACCGGAGATGTCCACCGGCCTCCGAAAAAAGTTCTGCGAAAGCATCTTCGAGATCTTCAGCAACGCCGTCCTGCATTCCCGGACCAAACTGGGCATCTTCAGTTGCGGGCAATTTTTTCCAACCCGATCTAAACTCGACTTCTGTGTGGCCGATTTAGGAGTAGGGATACAGCGGAACGTACACCGCCATACCGGAGTTGACTTGGCTCCAGAGGAAGCCATCGAATGGGCCACCCAGGCAAACAACACGACCAAACGAGGAGATGTCCCTGGCGGATTGGGTTTGAAATTGCTGTGCGAGTTCATAGACTTGAACGGCGGCTCCCTCCAGATCGTGTCTGACGCCGGCTATTGGAGACGGAAGAACCGACGCAACAACAAGGCGCGACTGAGGAACGCATTCCCCGGCACCGTTGTGAGTGTGGAAATCGATACCGCGGATCGGAATTCTTACAGACTTTCCTCCGAACTTGAGACAGACGACATTTTTTAA